The following coding sequences are from one Desulfosporosinus orientis DSM 765 window:
- a CDS encoding 3-hydroxyacyl-CoA dehydrogenase family protein translates to MKIRKIGVLGAGTMGAGIAQVSIEAGYNVVLIDVVPEVVEKAIKGLNKVWAKAVEKGKLTAESVANYNALLTSSTDINDFKDVDIVIEAIVENIDIKKKVHKKLSEICKDNAILASNTSALSITEIAAATNRPDKVLGMHFFNPVPLMKLVEVIPGVVTKDDVVQTVMELSTKIGKDPVKAQESPGFIVNRILVPYINEAANVYQEGIATVEEIDKAMKLGAGMPMGPLALADMIGIDIALAVCEFFYNEFGDSKYRPSLAFKQKVRAGHLGRKTGKGFYDYSR, encoded by the coding sequence ATGAAAATTAGAAAAATTGGAGTTTTAGGTGCCGGCACAATGGGAGCGGGAATTGCGCAAGTAAGCATTGAAGCAGGTTATAACGTCGTCTTAATCGATGTAGTTCCAGAAGTAGTGGAAAAGGCAATAAAAGGTTTAAACAAGGTATGGGCCAAGGCTGTGGAAAAAGGCAAACTGACCGCCGAAAGTGTGGCAAATTATAATGCTCTGCTGACCAGCAGCACAGATATTAACGATTTTAAAGATGTTGACATTGTGATTGAAGCCATTGTAGAAAATATTGATATCAAGAAAAAAGTTCATAAAAAACTTAGCGAAATTTGTAAGGATAATGCTATTCTAGCATCCAATACCTCTGCCTTAAGCATTACGGAGATCGCTGCTGCCACTAACCGCCCAGACAAAGTGTTGGGAATGCATTTCTTCAATCCGGTACCCCTTATGAAATTAGTGGAAGTAATTCCCGGCGTTGTAACAAAGGATGATGTTGTGCAAACAGTCATGGAATTGTCTACGAAAATTGGTAAAGATCCAGTGAAGGCTCAAGAAAGTCCTGGCTTTATCGTCAATCGCATCTTAGTCCCCTATATTAATGAAGCTGCTAATGTTTACCAGGAGGGCATCGCCACAGTCGAAGAAATCGATAAAGCCATGAAATTGGGCGCAGGAATGCCGATGGGCCCCTTGGCCTTAGCTGATATGATTGGAATCGATATTGCCTTAGCAGTATGTGAATTTTTCTATAACGAATTTGGCGATTCCAAATATCGACCTTCACTGGCATTCAAACAAAAAGTCCGTGCTGGACACTTGGGCAGAAAGACAGGCAAGGGCTTCTATGACTATAGCAGATAA
- a CDS encoding FAD-dependent oxidoreductase, producing the protein MSNKYSRLFEPVKIGNVKELNRLGVNIHFNTTVSSKQLLVMDADTIICATGSCDYIPPIDGINHKQVVTAKQLMGGAMVGDKVAVIGSGLVGCEVAISLRSIS; encoded by the coding sequence TTGTTCGAACCGGTTAAGATTGGAAATGTGAAGGAGTTGAACCGTCTGGGTGTAAATATACACTTTAACACCACCGTATCATCTAAGCAATTGCTGGTAATGGATGCAGATACGATTATCTGCGCTACCGGCTCATGCGATTATATACCCCCGATAGACGGGATTAACCATAAACAGGTTGTTACCGCCAAGCAATTAATGGGCGGGGCTATGGTAGGGGATAAGGTTGCGGTTATCGGCAGCGGTTTGGTAGGTTGTGAAGTTGCAATTTCCCTGAGAAGTATTTCATAA